A stretch of Henckelia pumila isolate YLH828 chromosome 4, ASM3356847v2, whole genome shotgun sequence DNA encodes these proteins:
- the LOC140894622 gene encoding respiratory burst oxidase homolog protein C-like, protein MESSLEVVAEDSVAVQSVKTTGGVDVEDSKLAQGLEKKSSTGSISVVRNVSFKLKRLALLMRRPPSVVGRFDRTKSAVVHALKGLRFISKTDGGATCCWAGVEKRFDELTAKTNGSLPRSLFGECIGMKKESEEFACKLFDALGRRKNISGNSINKGQLREYWDQISDQRLGSQLQTFFDMVDKDADGKITEEEMREIIILSASVNKLSNIQKQADEYARQIMAEIDPDELGYIMIENLKMRLLQDPSESVRVGDSRRSLSKMLSEKFKPTQDYLVKRWYRDFKYLLLDNWQRVWVMALWIGIMAGLFAYKYVQYKNKAVFGVIGHCVCFAKGAAETLKLNMALILLPVCRKTITWLRNKTILGKAVPFDDYRSFHKLIAIAIVLGTGIHGLSHLTCDFPHLLHVTPEEYEPMEQFFGEQPTSYWFFVKGWESVTGIIMVVLMAIAFTLASPWFRTNKIHLPKRPLDKLKGFRAFWYSHHLFVIVYSLLIIHGIKLYLIHEWYEKTTWMYLAVPIVLYTGERLIRSFRSRIKAVKILKADVLPGNVLTLHISKPQGFKYKSGQYIFVKCAAVSPFEWHPFSITSAPGDDYISVHIRTHGNWTRQLNEVCKPPTGESGLLKAHFLQGENNPNFPKVLIDGPYGAPTQDYKNYDVVLLVGLGIGATPMISVVKDVVNNMKAMEEEESSLEEGNRGGKIMAPNASPLTNKTRRVYFYWVTREQGSFDWFKGVMNEVAETDHKGVIEMHNYCTSVYEEGDARSALITMLQSLNHAKNGVDVVSGTRVKSHFAKPNWRTVYKRISLKHPNSSVGVFYCGPPPPAKELRQLASDFSHKTSTKFEFHKENF, encoded by the exons ATGGAGAGCAGTCTTGAAGTCGTCGCGGAGGACTCAGTGGCGGTGCAAAGCGTCAAAACGACCGGCGGGGTCGACGTGGAGGATTCAAAATTGGCCCAAGGACTGGAGAAGAAGTCTTCTACTGGATCAATATCAGTGGTAAGAAATGTTTCGTTCAAGCTTAAGCGTTTGGCCTTGCTCATGAGACGGCCGCCATCGGTGGTGGGGAGATTTGACCGGACCAAATCCGCCGTCGTGCATGCTCTCAAGGGGCTGAGGTTTATCAGTAAGACAGACGGTGGCGCCACCTGCTGCTGGGCTGGGGTGGAGAAGCGGTTTGATGAGCTCACGGCTAAGACAAACGGATCGCTGCCTCGTTCACTTTTTGGTGAATGCATTG GTATGAAAAAAGAGTCTGAGGAATTTGCCTGCAAGCTTTTCGACGCGCTTGGCCGGAGGAAGAATATCTCCGGCAACTCCATTAACAAAGGACAACTAAGAGAATATTGGGACCAAATTTCTGATCAAAGATTGGGTTCTCAACTTCAAACTTTCTTTGACAT GGTTGATAAAGATGCTGATGGCAAGATCACAGAAGAGGAAATGAGAGAG ATTATTATCTTGAGTGCTTCTGTAAATAAGCTGTCGAATATTCAGAAGCAAGCTGATGAATATGCAAGACAAATCATGGCGGAAATAGACCCCGATGAGCTCGGATACATCATG ATAGAAAACTTGAAGATGCGATTACTACAAGATCCTAGCGAATCGGTCAGGGTGGGTGATAGCCGCCGGAGCTTGAGCAAAATGCTAAGTGAAAAGTTTAAGCCAACTCAAGACTATCTTGTAAAGAGATGGTACCGAGATTTCAAGTACCTTTTACTAGATAATTGGCAGAGAGTTTGGGTGATGGCACTGTGGATTGGAATCATGGCTGGACTTTTTGCCTACAAGTATGTGCAATACAAGAATAAAGCAGTGTTCGGAGTAATAGGCCACTGTGTGTGCTTCGCCAAAGGCGCAGCCGAGACACTGAAGCTAAACATGGCGCTGATTTTGCTTCCGGTGTGCCGGAAAACCATCACCTGGCTTAGGAACAAAACTATATTGGGCAAGGCTGTTCCATTCGATGACTATCGCAGCTTCCACAAA CTAATTGCCATAGCAATTGTGTTGGGAACTGGGATACATGGCCTTAGCCATTTAACATGTGATTTCCCACATCTTCTGCACGTGACACCAGAAGAGTACGAGCCCATGGAGCAGTTCTTCGGTGAACAGCCGACGAGCTATTGGTTTTTCGTGAAGGGGTGGGAAAGCGTGACCGGAATCATAATGGTGGTTCTAATGGCTATAGCCTTCACATTAGCATCACCTTGGTTCAGAACGAACAAAATTCATTTACCAAAACGGCCTCTGGACAAACTCAAAGGCTTCAGAGCCTTTTGGTATTCACATCACCTATTTGTTATCGTGTATAGCCTCCTAATTATTCATGGCATCAAGCTGTATTTGATACACGAATGGTACGAGAAAACG ACATGGATGTATTTAGCAGTTCCTATCGTGCTTTACACCGGAGAAAGGTTGATTCGATCATTCAGGTCAAGAATCAAGGCTGTAAAGATCCTAAAG GCGGATGTCCTCCCAGGAAATGTGCTAACACTACACATCTCAAAGCCTCAAGGATTCAAATACAAAAGTGGACAATACATTTTTGTGAAATGTGCAGCAGTCTCTCCATTTGAATG GCACCCATTCTCCATTACTTCAGCACCTGGAGATGATTATATAAGTGTCCACATTAGGACACATGGCAATTGGACAAGGCAACTTAACGAG GTTTGCAAGCCTCCAACGGGGGAAAGTGGGCTCCTTAAGGCTCACTTCTTGCAAGGAGAGAATAATCCCAA TTTCCCCAAGGTTCTAATTGATGGTCCATATGGAGCACCAACACAGGACTACAAGAACTATGATGTGGTGCTGCTTGTGGGGCTTGGCATTGGTGCAACACCGATGATCAGTGTCGTTAAAGACGTTgtgaacaatatgaaagcaatgGAGGAGGAAGAGAGTTCTTTGGAGGAGGGAAACAGAGGAGGCAAAATCATGGCCCCGAACGCCAGCCCTTTGACGAACAAAACAAGGAGAGTTTATTTCTACTGGGTTACTAGAGAACAAGGTTCCTTTGATTGGTTCAAGGGGGTGATGAATGAAGTGGCTGAAACAGACCATAAGGGAGTAATAGAAATGCACAACTACTGTACTAGTGTGTATGAAGAGGGTGATGCTCGTTCTGCGTTGATCACCATGCTTCAAtcactcaatcatgccaagaaTGGAGTGGATGTCGTGTCAGGAACTCGGGTTAAGTCTCACTTTGCAAAGCCTAATTGGCGTACGGTCTACAAACGCATCTCCCTCAAACATCCCAATTCAAGTGTTG GAGTATTTTACTGCGGGCCACCACCACCAGCGAAAGAGCTAAGACAATTGGCCTCTGATTTTTCACACAAGACTAGCACCAAATTTGAATTCCACAAGGAAAACTTTTGA